The genomic window TTCATCCACTTCTTTGCCATTTCCGGAACAGTACTCATTACCTTACCTTGGATCATCCAACTTCTCATCTCCACGACCGTAATACTTCTGCATAAGACCAAAGGTTACAACCTCATGTGGATTGTTCAGTCACCAACAATAGCCAAAAAAGTTGTTGATCACACTAAAGCTGGTACTTGTTCTGTTacatcttctccttcctcaAATTGTCAAGTTTTGAAGGAAAGTGATGCAGAAGAGATTGCGATTAGGATCGTGATTGGCGCTGCTGATGGTAAAAGAGAGGGTTCCTCTCCAGGTTCTTTAGGCATGCTCATGGAAATTGAAGGAAGAAATAAGACTAAACTGCTCACAAATGGATCCACTTGATCCTTATAGTCATAGtctttgctttttatttgtctctctttcattATGCACTACTCTAAAGACAATAATATTCATTGTTATCTTTGGTTCTGTTTTCATAAGAGCCCTGATTTGTTATTACAACATGATCCTTATTCTCTTTTAATCACAGACACAAAAACCatgtataaacaaaaaaaatatttagacattTCTGCTACATCTTGAGtgttacataaataaaaacttgtttacAACAGAACTGATAGAAAGTTTAAACATTAATAAAGAAATGTGAAGCACATTGTCCAATGTCATCTTCCATCACCATATATAATGGTGTGAGAAATGAACATTGAGTTGTTAGCAGAGGAAGGAGAGGCTGATGGTCCTGAAACTGATGAAGTCACTGAACTAGAAGTAATTGCCAAGGAAGGTAAACCCATTAACACCGGAGTTGAAACTCCGATCCCGGGAGTATTTGGAGAGAACTCAGGCAATCTTTGGTGTCTGTTTATGTATTGGACCACTTGTTCCAT from Arabidopsis thaliana chromosome 3, partial sequence includes these protein-coding regions:
- a CDS encoding uncharacterized protein (unknown protein; BEST Arabidopsis thaliana protein match is: unknown protein (TAIR:AT5G60330.1); Has 7 Blast hits to 7 proteins in 2 species: Archae - 0; Bacteria - 0; Metazoa - 0; Fungi - 0; Plants - 7; Viruses - 0; Other Eukaryotes - 0 (source: NCBI BLink).) encodes the protein MEMESRTSGSRGISFWSILFHSLWTTIIGILFFRLATTNGHKSGFIHFFAISGTVLITLPWIIQLLISTTVILLHKTKGYNLMWIVQSPTIAKKVVDHTKAGTCSVTSSPSSNCQVLKESDAEEIAIRIVIGAADGKREGSSPGSLGMLMEIEGRNKTKLLTNGST